Below is a window of Mycobacterium dioxanotrophicus DNA.
CGATCTCCGCCGCGTCGATGGCGTGCCACCCGGCAGCGTCCACCACGTCGGGCTGCCGGCTGTGCACGAGCTTCTCCAGCTCCCCCGGCTTGCGCACCGGGGCGGTCAGGACACCGTCGTTGTAGTCGGCGACCAGGTTGCGCACGGTCTCCGCGGCACACGACTTGTTGGTGCCGATGAAACCGGTGGGGCCGCGCTTGATCCAGCCCGCCACGTAGGCACCGGAGGCGCCACGGACACGGCCGCCGTCGTTCGGCACGACAGCAGCGTCGTCGTCGAACGGCAACGCGTCAATGGCCTTGCCGCGGTAGCCGATCGAGGTCAGCACCAGCCCGGCGTCGATGGTGTACGCCTGGTCGGTCCCGGTCAGCCCGAACTCGACACCCGATACCCGCCCATCGCCGAGCACCCGCTGCGGCGTCAGCTGGTAGGCCAACCGGATCCGCGGCGTGGTGATCGGCGCGGACGCATCGCCCAGCTTGGCGAGGATCTCGAGCTTGCCGCGGGTGAGCGGGTCGGTTTCGACGGCCAGGTCCCGCATCACGAGGTCGTGATCAGCAGCGCTGAGCACCACCTGGCAGGTGGAGGTCAGCCCGATCAGCTCGGGCAGGGTGAACGCCGAGAACGCCGGGCCACGGCGGGCGGCGATCACCACCTCCTGCACGCGCGAGCCACGCAGGGCGGCCAGTGCATGATCGGAAATATCGGTGCGCGCCAACACATCCGGGTCGGTGGTCAGGATGCGGGCGACATCGAACGCGACGTTGCCGTTGCCGACGATCACCACCCGCTCGTGCGTCAGATCCACCGGCAGATCGGTGAACTCGGGATGGCCGTTGATCCAGGCCACCATCTCGGTGGCGGTTCCGGTACCCGGGCGGTCCATGCCGTCGATGGTCAGGCGCCGGTCGTTGGGTGCGCCGACGGCGTACAGCACGGCGTGATGGTGTTCCAGCAGCTCGGCGTGGGTCAGGTGGTTGCCGACCTCGACGTTGAGGAAGAACCGGAAGTTGCGCTGCTTGCCGATGGTGTCGAACAGCTTGGTCACCCGTTTGGTGCTCTGGTGATCGGGCGCGACACCGGCCCGCACCAGACCGTAGGGCGTCGGCAGCTTCTCGAAGACGTTGACCCGCACGCCTTTTTGCGTCAGCAGCTCGTCGGCCGCATACATCGCCGCCGGCCCTGAACCCACGATGGCCACGGTCAGCGGGCCACCGGAGCGCCGGTCGATCTTCGGCGCCTCGAGGACCGGCGCCAACTTCGACGTCGGCGGCAGCTTGCCTTCCCGTTTGGGATAGAACGCGGCATTGAGTTCGATGAACGGCAGCTGCTTGTCGGTCAGCCGGGTGTCCGCCGCGATGGCGCCGACCGGGCACGCGCTGACGCACGCACCGCAGTCGACGCACGCATCGGGATCGATGTAGAGCATCTCGGCGGTCGCGAAGCCCGGCTCATCCGGTGAGGGATGGATGCAGTTGACCGGGCACGCGTAGACACAGGATCCGTCGCTGCAACACGACTGGGTGATCACATGGGGCACAGTGAGGCTCTCGTCGGTTACGCGACGGCGACGAGGTGCTCGCGCTGCGGCTCGCTACGGTAGCGGCTCGGCGGCCCGTCGATCTTGCAGATCTTCCACATGAGCTTGGCGATCGGGTTCATCAGCCCCGTGTCGGTGCACAGCATGCGCACGTCACCGAACATGTCGCGCAGCATCTTGCGGGACTCCGGCGCATCGAAGAACAGGTCCTTGCGCACCGAGCGCGGGATGTCGAATTCCTTCCAGAACGCACGCGGCGGCACGATGATGGCCGAGCACAGGATGCGCATGGTCAGCGGCACGAACAGCGACAGCAGCCAGCGCTGACGACGGCGCAGGTGCGGCACCCGCTTGTGCAGGTACTGATGCGCGAACGAAATGTGGCGGGCCTCCTCGGCGACGTGGATCGCCATCACCCGCTCCATGATCGGGTGCAGTTCCTTGCCCTCGCGCAGCACGTTCTTCTGCGTGTGGTCGATGGGCTCCTCGCCGGCGAGCACGCCGAAGAAGAACGGGATGGGCAGCGGGCCCGCGGCGAGCGGGATCAGCGGCTGCAGCCACTTGAGCAGCCGCGGCATGCCCGGCACGTCCTTGCCGATGCGGTTCACCATCTCCTGGAACATCAGGGTGTGGTTGCACTCCTCGACGGATTCGTGCAAGCAGTACCGGTACTCCGGCGAGCCGTTGGGCACCCAGAACGAGTACTCCATGAGGCCGCGGATCAGGATGTTCTCGAAGTGCAGGCCCACCTTGGCGACGTTGGCCTGGCGCCACATGCCGATCTCGATCTGCCGCTGCAACGGCTGAGCCTGGTACCACGGGTGGCCACCGATCGGGTCGGTCGCCGGCAGTACCCAGCGGGAATCGTTGGGTGTGACAGCAAACTCCGGCGAATCCCACTCGATGTCGACATAGGGATTGAAGTTGCGCCGCACCGACCCCTCGGACAGTGTGGTGAGCATGTCGACGTACTCGGTGTCGTCGGTGACGTCCATGTTCTTGCGCCAGCGCCTGATCATCTTGGTCCGAGCCATGTTGCAGACCTCTCCCTCTCCTATGAGGTTTACATCTACCTGCCTTGTGTATAACGGTACCGCAGGTATCGACTAAATGTCTACGTCGGATTTCAGAAGTTTGCCGAGAGGGTGCATGACGTGGTCGAACTGAAGACGCCATCCGAGATCACAGCCATGGCGGCCGCCGGATCCGTCGTTGCAGAAGCATTGCGGGCGGTGGTGGCCGAGGCCACTCCGGGGCGTACGACAGCCGATCTGGACCGCGTCGCCGCCGAGGTGCTGGCGGCCCACGGGGCCACCTCGCCCTTCCTGAACTACCACCCCCGCTGGGCTCCCAGCCCGTTCCCCGCGGTGCTGTGTGTGAGTGTCAACGACGCCGTCGTCCACGGTGTGCCCAACGACACCGTGCTCGCCGACGGAGACCTGGTGTCGGTGGACTTCGGGGCAATCTTGAACGGCTGGTGCGGCGACGCCGCCCGCAGCTTCGTCGTCGGCACGCCCCGGCCCGCCGACACCGCGCTGATCAAGGCCACCGACGCGGCCCTCGCGGCGGGCATCGCCGCAGTCCGGCCCGGCAATACTCTCGGTGATGTCGGCCACGCCATCTCGGCCGTGGCACGTCGGGCCGGCTACGGCCTGCTGGCCGATCACGGTGGTCACGGCATCGGCCGCACCATGCACGAGGCCCCGCACGTGCCCAACGAAGGCCGGCGCGGCAAGGGCTTCAAACTCCGGTCCGGCCTGGTGATCGCCATCGAGCCGATGCTGATCGCCGACGGCACCGACGACTACGTGCACGACTCCGACGGCTGGACCCTGCGCACCGCGAACGGGGCGCGCGCCGCCCACAGCGAGCACACCGTCGCCGTCACCCCCGATGGAGCGCAGATTCTGACACTTTAAGCTGGTCCCATGGCTGAACTGACGATTCCCGCCGATCTCAAGCCCCGCGACGGCCGTTTCGGCTGTGGACCGTCCAAGGTGCGCCCCGAGCAGCTGACCGCGCTGGTCGCGGCCGGGGACCTGTTCGGCACCAGCCACCGGCAGGCGCCGGTGAAGAATCTGGTCGGCCGGGTGCGCGACGGGCTGCGTCAGCTGTTCTCCTTGCCCGACGGCT
It encodes the following:
- the map gene encoding type I methionyl aminopeptidase, which gives rise to MVELKTPSEITAMAAAGSVVAEALRAVVAEATPGRTTADLDRVAAEVLAAHGATSPFLNYHPRWAPSPFPAVLCVSVNDAVVHGVPNDTVLADGDLVSVDFGAILNGWCGDAARSFVVGTPRPADTALIKATDAALAAGIAAVRPGNTLGDVGHAISAVARRAGYGLLADHGGHGIGRTMHEAPHVPNEGRRGKGFKLRSGLVIAIEPMLIADGTDDYVHDSDGWTLRTANGARAAHSEHTVAVTPDGAQILTL
- a CDS encoding 4Fe-4S binding protein, producing the protein MPHVITQSCCSDGSCVYACPVNCIHPSPDEPGFATAEMLYIDPDACVDCGACVSACPVGAIAADTRLTDKQLPFIELNAAFYPKREGKLPPTSKLAPVLEAPKIDRRSGGPLTVAIVGSGPAAMYAADELLTQKGVRVNVFEKLPTPYGLVRAGVAPDHQSTKRVTKLFDTIGKQRNFRFFLNVEVGNHLTHAELLEHHHAVLYAVGAPNDRRLTIDGMDRPGTGTATEMVAWINGHPEFTDLPVDLTHERVVIVGNGNVAFDVARILTTDPDVLARTDISDHALAALRGSRVQEVVIAARRGPAFSAFTLPELIGLTSTCQVVLSAADHDLVMRDLAVETDPLTRGKLEILAKLGDASAPITTPRIRLAYQLTPQRVLGDGRVSGVEFGLTGTDQAYTIDAGLVLTSIGYRGKAIDALPFDDDAAVVPNDGGRVRGASGAYVAGWIKRGPTGFIGTNKSCAAETVRNLVADYNDGVLTAPVRKPGELEKLVHSRQPDVVDAAGWHAIDAAEIARGGDERPRDKFTTVEAMLAAAAAAPKPTVRQRLVASLQAH
- a CDS encoding AurF N-oxygenase family protein — encoded protein: MARTKMIRRWRKNMDVTDDTEYVDMLTTLSEGSVRRNFNPYVDIEWDSPEFAVTPNDSRWVLPATDPIGGHPWYQAQPLQRQIEIGMWRQANVAKVGLHFENILIRGLMEYSFWVPNGSPEYRYCLHESVEECNHTLMFQEMVNRIGKDVPGMPRLLKWLQPLIPLAAGPLPIPFFFGVLAGEEPIDHTQKNVLREGKELHPIMERVMAIHVAEEARHISFAHQYLHKRVPHLRRRQRWLLSLFVPLTMRILCSAIIVPPRAFWKEFDIPRSVRKDLFFDAPESRKMLRDMFGDVRMLCTDTGLMNPIAKLMWKICKIDGPPSRYRSEPQREHLVAVA